The proteins below are encoded in one region of Rhododendron vialii isolate Sample 1 chromosome 7a, ASM3025357v1:
- the LOC131332309 gene encoding high mobility group B protein 13-like yields the protein MADTMIEDMAINTNPTRSKKGGRSRKALKPTNQSPDEPVTSARVVVTPPEDSATGKENHESLSQPKKTKSKKKSDLSSNFEKELEEMQEKLQQLRIEKEQTEEMVKARDEILKQKDEEIKKLQKIKEFKPTMTFPIALSVGDKELEKKEKKKGCPQMKRPSPPYILWCKDQWNEIKKANPEAEFKDISTILGTKWKTVTAEEKKPYEEKYQAEKEAYLKVVGNEKRENEAMKLLEEEQKQRTAMELLEQYLQFKQEAGKETKKKKKEKDPLKPKQPMSAFFVFANARRAALVAENKSVVEVAKITGEEWKNMTEKQKKPYEKIANKNKEKYAEEMEAYKQKKEEEAINLKKEDEEHMKIQKQEALQLLKKKEKAENIIKKTKENRQKKKQQKEEKNADPNKPKKPASSFILFSKETRKNLMEERPGINNSTLNALISVKWKELSEQDKLTWNEKAAKAMEAYKKELEEYNKIAEVKENRKS from the exons atGGCCGATACTATGATCGAAGACATGGCAATCAATACCAACCCTACCCGTTCAAAGAAAGGAGGGAGAAGCAGGAAGGCATTGAAGCCGACAAACCAATCACCAGATGAGCCCGTTACGTCCGCCCGAGTTGTCGTGACGCCACCGGAGGACTCTGCCACCGGGAAGGAGAATCACGAGAGCCTCTCACAGCCCAagaaaaccaaatcaaagaaaaaatccGACCTTTCTTCTAATTTCGAGAAAGAGTTGGAGGAAATGCAGGAGAAGCTCCAGCAGCTGAGGATTGAGAAGGAGCAAACGGAGGAGATGGTGAAGGCCCGAGATGAGATACTGAAGCAGAAGGATGAGGAGATCAAGAAGttgcagaagatcaaggagtTCAAACCCACCATG ACATTTCCTATTGCTCTATCTGTGGGAGACAAAGAGctagaaaagaaagagaagaagaaaggatGCCCTCAAATGAAACGGCCATCTCCACCTTATATCCTATGGTGTAAAGATCAATGGAATGAG ATCAAGAAGGCGAACCCGGAAGCCGAATTCAAGGACATCTCAACCATTTTGGGAACAAAATGGAAGACCGTAACAGCCGAAGAGAAGAAGCCTTATGAGGAAAAGTATCAAGCTGAAAAAGAAGCTTATTTGAAGGTTGTCGGGAACGAGAAGCGCGAAAACGAAGCGATGAAGCTGTTGGAGGAAGAGCAGAAACAGAGAACAGCAATGGAGTTGCTTGAGCAGTATCTTCAGTTCAAACAAGAAGCCGGAAAGGAgaccaagaagaagaa GAAAGAAAAGGATCCATTGAAACCGAAGCAACCGATGTCAGCGTTTTTCGTTTTTGCCAATGCGCGACGAGCAGCTCTGGTTGCAGAGAACAAGAGTGTTGTGGAG GTTGCTAAGATCACTGGGGAGGAATGGAAGAACATGACAGAGAAACAGAAAAAGCCTTATGAAAAG ATAGCaaacaaaaacaaggaaaaGTATGCAGAAGAAATGGAGGCATATAAGCAGAAAAAGGAGGAAGAGGCTATCAATCTCAAAAAGGAAGATGAGGAACATATGAAAATTCAGAAGCAAGAGGCCTTACAATTGctcaagaagaaagaaaaagcagaAAACATAATTAAG AAAACGAAAGAGAATCGCcaaaagaagaagcagcagaaggaagagaaaaatgCTGATCCAAACAAGCCAAAGAAGCCTGCTTCTTCTTTCATTCTATTTAG CAAAGAGACAAGGAAGAACTTAATGGAAGAGAGGCCAGGAATTAATAACTCTACCCTTAATGCCCTTATTTCAGTGAAATGGAAG GAATTGAGTGAGCAAGATAAATTAACATGGAATGAAAAGGCTGCAAAGGCCATGGAGGCATACAAGAAGGAATTGGAAGAGTACAACAAAATTGCAGAAGTGAAGGAAAACAGGAAATCTTGA
- the LOC131332310 gene encoding protein trichome birefringence-like 23 encodes MKWNWKAWWWCIRRNNYFLVKFAVSILLVGLSFRLLFSQSTTGFSKVAQNPFIDETMSPESTFVKDFEDRDQMPPKVGDMDQVRPDLVDFSEARDQIPRTEKCDLFTGDWIPNPAGPVYTNESCQFIEVHQNCMKNGRPDSGYLYWRWNPHDCELPQFDSVKFLEMMRNKAWALIGDSISRNHVQSLLCMLSKVEPAVEVYHDAEYRSRRWHFPLHNLTISVIWSPFLAKADIFENYDGVATSELELHLDQLDKTWTDLYNSLDYVIFSSGKWFIKTAIYYENDKILGCHYCPKRNLTELGIDFAYRKVLKNLFDFIIASKHKGIIFYRTTTPDHFENGEWFSGGSCRRTTPVKEGKFELNQMIKILRDIELEEFEKAATDASEKGVNLKLLDLMELSLLRPDGHPGPYRHFHPFANDKNAKVINDCLHWCLPGPIDSWNDLIMEMVVSG; translated from the exons atGAAGTGGAACTGGAaggcgtggtggtggtgcatCCGAAGGAACAATTACTTTCTTGTGAAATTCGCGGTTTCGATTCTGCTGGTGGGTCTTTCTTTTAGACTGCTGTTCTCGCAATCAACAACTGGGTTTTCAAAGGTTGCACAAAATCCTTTTATTGATGAAACAATGAGCCCAGAATCCACATTTGTGAAAGATTTTGAAGATAGAGATCAGATGCCACCAAAAGTTGGAGACATGGATCAGGTGCGACCAGATTTAGTGGATTTCTCGGAAGCAAGAGATCAGATTCCTAGAACAG AAAAATGTGATCTTTTCACTGGGGATTGGATCCCAAACCCGGCAGGTCCTGTTTACACTAATGAGAGCTGCCAGTTCATTGAGGTTCACCAGAACTGTATGAAGAATGGGCGACCGGATAGCGGGTATCTTTATTGGAGGTGGAATCCTCATGATTGTGAGCTTCCTCAATTTGATTCAGTGAAATTTCTGGAGATGATGAGGAATAAGGCGTGGGCATTGATCGGTGATTCTATATCTCGGAACCACGTCCAGTCCTTGCTCTGCATGCTGTCTAAG GTGGAACCAGCTGTTGAAGTTTACCATGATGCAGAATACAGATCCAGGAGATGGCACTTCCCCCTTCACAACCTCACTATCTCGGTCATTTGGTCCCCATTCCTAGCAAAAGCTGACATTTTCGAAAACTACGATGGTGTTGCAACCTCTGAACTCGAGCTGCATCTCGACCAACTCGACAAGACATGGACCGACCTGTATAACAGCTTGGATTACGTGATATTCTCAAGCGGTAAATGGTTTATCAAAACTGCAATCTACTACGAGAATGACAAAATATTAGGCTGCCACTACTGTCCCAAGAGAAACCTAACAGAGCTTGGTATTGATTTCGCCTATCGCAAAGTCCTCAAAAACTTGTTCGACTTCATCATTGCGTCCAAACACAAGGGAATTATCTTCTATAGGACGACCACGCCGGATCACTTTGAGAACGGCGAATGGTTCAGCGGCGGGAGTTGCCGGAGAACGACTCCTGTGAAAGAAGGCAAGTTTGAATTGAATCAGATGATCAAAATCCTACGTGACATCGAATTGGAGGAGTTTGAGAAGGCAGCTACGGATGCTTCAGAAAAGGGTGTGAATCTTAAACTTCTTGATCTCATGGAGCTTTCATTACTCAGACCAGATGGACACCCGGGTCCTTATAGACACTTTCACCCCTTTGCAAATGATAAAAATGCTAAGGTTATTAACGATTGTCTTCATTGGTGTTTGCCTGGGCCGATTGACTCATGGAATGATTTGATCATGGAGATGGTAGTGAGTGGTTGA
- the LOC131333408 gene encoding uncharacterized protein LOC131333408, with protein sequence MEEESNVRLVRCPKCENLLPELPDFSVYQCGGCGAILRAEKKGPVGERLSEKCNGEMGRGGVENGHGGTLESPSKSASDDGLERGRKKEQFPERSVSLVTNSSSTTEKRKFVNNFDHNTRIEATNLRVDDSDQDGDGGYRSDRYMKYSKCSSSNGVNGQGDEVNTNMKKSESGNPCVKTIVEENKPPIGRFAGSMRPRPIMDHCNVESNGPGAFYGNGKGVEERRRFPTLPYPDEGPSNYWHGSFHRYTEQKRIHHVLDGLSGVENLENDRAELIRKLDELKDQLSRSCDVTEKPSVRAPVSRTTAPPPSPPPPPPNHYYRHDYHVPQGPSNLFSANVERFAPDKHVQEPVYCSHSHGPVPYTNGRAYSHRDEASEFAGYEQSYPPQRLSQPPHQPKPQYFKQPFHDHFPAHNVDFNLSSLSSHHSETFSRIPTCSCLQCYNNFQVPPKVPHPTVRSQADPINPSFHRLVSSAAYVAQGYNGRGTNPPQARSSTAFDVDTVGLGLRRPRRVVVGNGSERLCHPLRGGAPFMTCCSCFELLKLPRKPVVTRKNQQKVRCGACSAMILIELEKKGIVASVPTQLKKVFPDGGATDSCSDDYGNSGYDFHLTDSEPNVLSTEQMLNFDDSDERQDPLSSSSSFSQDELSADSTISRREISDSADMPAKDDVPVRLPDSPHQIDPEAASAFVVSRCGMGNKSKRNDQEKLIPDKSTSRQNSVKDVSVATEMEVSFKGFPNSRDSTEVNKENRPWIKKGSESFFAGLIKKGFRDFSRSSQIVETGRTNVFVNGQPIPDRVVKKAVKLAGPIQPGSYWYDCRAGFWGVMGQPCGGIIPPLIEEFDYPMPENCAAGSTGVFVNGRELHQKDLDLLAGRGLPTSRDRSYIVEISGRILDEDTGEELDSLGKLAPTVEKAKHGFGMKAPRTIAE encoded by the exons atGGAGGAAGAATCAAATGTCCGGTTAGTTCGATGCCCTAAGTGCGAAAATCTTCTCCCTGAGCTCCCTGACTTCTCTGTTTATCAGTGTGGTGGCTGTGGCGCAATTCTCCGAG CGGAGAAGAAGGGGCCCGTGGGTGAGCGCCTGTCAGAGAAATGTAATGGGGAGATGGGTAGAGGGGGTGTTGAGAATGGGCATGGTGGTACTTTAGAAAGCCCTTCCAAGTCTGCAAGTGATGATGGGCTTGAACGTGGTAGGAAAAAAGAGCAATTTCCAGAAAGATCCGTGAGTTTGGTTACTAATTCTTCCTCCACAACAGAAAAAAGGAAGTTTGTTAACAATTTTGATCATAACACTAGAATAGAGGCCACGAATTTAAGGGTCGATGATAGTGATCAAGATGGAGACGGGGGATATCGTAGTGATAGATACATGAAATACTCGAAATGCTCGTCTAGTAATGGGGTCAATGGACAAGGTGACGAGGTGAACACGAACATGAAAAAGTCTGAATCTGGTAATCCATGTGTGAAAACTATAGTAGAGGAAAATAAACCACCAATTGGGAGGTTTGCAGGTTCAATGAGACCAAGGCCAATTATGGACCACTGTAATGTGGAGAGCAACGGACCAGGAGCATTTTACGGGAATGGCAAAGGTGTTGAGGAACGGAGGAGGTTTCCGACTTTGCCTTATCCTGATGAAGGACCTTCAAATTATTGGCATGGTTCCTTTCATCGCTACACTGAGCAGAAAAGGATTCACCATGTTTTGGATGGGCTTAGTGGAGttgaaaatttggagaatgaTCGAGCTGAGCTCATTAGGAAACTTGATGAGTTGAAGGATCAACTTAGCAGATCCTGTGATGTGACAGAAAAACCAAGTGTAAGGGCCCCTGTTAGTAGGACAACTGCTCCCCCACCGTCTCCACCTCCCCCACCACCCAATCATTATTATAGACATGATTATCATGTGCCACAAGGGCCAAGCAATTTATTTTCTGCTAATGTTGAACGCTTTGCTCCAGATAAACATGTTCAGGAACCCGTTTACTGCAGTCATAGTCATGGACCAGTTCCTTACACAAATGGTCGTGCTTATTCTCATAGGGATGAGGCAAGTGAATTCGCAGGATATGAGCAATCCTATCCCCCACAAAGGCTTAGTCAGCCTCCTCATCAACCAAAACCTCAATATTTTAAGCAGCCTTTTCATGACCATTTTCCTGCACATAACGTGGATTTTAATCTGAGTTCCCTTTCTTCACACCACAGTGAAACATTTTCACGCATCCCTACATGCTCTTGTTTACAGTGCTACAACAATTTTCAAGTCCCACCAAAAGTCCCACATCCCACTGTTAGGTCACAGGCTGACCCCATCAATCCTAGTTTCCACCGTCTTGTAAGTTCAGCTGCATATGTCGCACAGGGTTACAATGGTAGAGGTACCAATCCTCCTCAGGCAAGAAGTTCAACTGCCTTTGATGTAGACACTGTTGGTCTTGGTCTCCGGCGTCCAAGAAGGGTGGTGGTTGGAAATGGAAGCGAACGGCTTTGTCATCCACTAAGAGGTGGTGCTCCATTTATGACATGCTGCAGTTGCTTTGAGTTGCTGAAACTGCCAAGAAAACCTGTCGTAACAAGGAAGAATCAACAGAAAGTGCGATGTGGAGCCTGTTCTGCCATGATCTTGATTGAGCTTGAGAAAAAGGGGATTGTTGCTTCAGTTCCCACACAACTGAAGAAAGTTTTTCCTGACGGTGGTGCTACGGACTCCTGCTCTGATGACTATGGTAATTCTGGTTATGACTTCCATTTGACAGATAGTGAACCCAATGTCTTGTCGACAGAGCAAATGTTAAACTTTGATGATTCTGATGAGAGGCAAGATCCTCTGTCTTCATCCTCCAGTTTTTCGCAGGATGAGCTGAGCGCAGACAGTACGATTTCTCGGAGGGAAATCTCTGATTCTGCTGATATGCCTGCAAAAGATGATGTCCCTGTACGACTTCCAGATTCACCTCATCAGATAGATCCTGAAGCTGCTTCTGCTTTTGTGGTTAGCAGATGTGGAATGGGAAACAAGAGTAAACGCAATGATCAAGAGAAGTTGATCCCTGACAAAAGTACCTCGCGACAGAATTCTGTAAAGGATGTTTCAGTTGCAACTGAGATGGAAGTTTCATTTAAGGGGTTTCCAAATAGCAGGGACTCTACGGAGGTGAACAAAGAAAATCGACCTTGGATCAAGAAGGGGAGTGAATCCTTCTTTGCAGGTCTCATCAAAAAGGGCTTTAGAGACTTCTCGAGATCTAGCCAAATTGTGGAGACAGGAAGAACAAATGTTTTCGTGAATGGGCAACCTATACCCGATCGTGTGGTTAAGAAGGCTGTGAAGCTGGCAGGGCCTATTCAGCCTGGAAGCTACTG GTACGATTGCCGAGCTGGATTTTGGGGTGTGATGGGCCAGCCTTGTGGTGGCATAATTCCC CCTCTCATTGAAGaatttgattatccaatgcCAGAGAATTGTGCTGCTGGAAGCACTGGTGTTTTTGTAAATGGACGAGAACTTCATCAGAAAGATTTGGATTTACTTGCTGGCAGGGGCCTGCCTACATCAAGAGATAGGTCTTATATTGTTGAGATTTCTGGTAGAATTTTGGATGAGGACACTGGTGAAGAACTAGATAGCCTTGGCAAACTTGCTCCGAC TGTTGAGAAAGCGAAGCACGGATTTGGTATGAAAGCTCCAAGAACGATTGCAGAATGA